In Piliocolobus tephrosceles isolate RC106 chromosome 4, ASM277652v3, whole genome shotgun sequence, the following are encoded in one genomic region:
- the LOC111544407 gene encoding testis-specific serine/threonine-protein kinase 1-like: MNDAAVLKGKGYLLGRHLGEGSYAKVKSAYSERLKLNVAIKIIDRKKASADFLEKFLPREIEILAMLNHCSIIKTYEIFETSHGKVYIVMELAVQGDLLELIKTRGALPEDEARKKFHQLCLAIKYCHDLDVVHRDLKCDNLLLDKDFNIKLSDFSFSKRCLRDDSGRMALSKTFCGSPVYAAPEVLQGIPYQPKVYDIWSLGVILYIMVCGSMPYDHSNIKKMLRIQKEHRLNFPRSKHLTGECKDLIDHMLQPDVNRRLHIDEILGHCWMQPKAWGSPSVAISKEGESSQAIEPLWTPEPVSDKKSATKLEPEGEAQPQAQPETKP; encoded by the coding sequence ATGAATGATGCTGCTGTCCTGAAGGGAAAAGGCTACCTCCTGGGGAGACATTTGGGAGAGGGCTCCTATGCAAAAGTAAAATCTGCTTACTCTGAGCGCCTGAAGTTAAATGTGGCCATCAAGATCATCGACCGCAAGAAAGCCTCCGCAGACTTCTTGGAGAAATTCCTTCCCCGGGAAATTGAGATTCTGGCCATGTTAAACCACTGCTCCATCATCAAGACCTATGAGATCTTCGAGACATCACATGGCAAGGTCTACATCGTCATGGAGCTTGCGGTCCAGGGCGACCTCCTTGAGTTAATCAAAACCCGGGGAGCCCTGCCTGAGGACGAAGCTCGCAAGAAGTTCCACCAGCTTTGCTTGGCCATCAAGTACTGTCACGACCTGGATGTCGTCCACCGTGACCTCAAGTGTGACAACCTTCTCCTCGACAAGGACTTCAACATCAAGCTGTCTGACTTCAGCTTCTCCAAGCGCTGCCTGCGGGATGACAGTGGTCGAATGGCATTAAGCAAGACCTTCTGCGGGTCACCAGTGTATGCGGCCCCAGAAGTGTTGCAGGGCATTCCCTACCAGCCCAAGGTGTATGACATCTGGAGCCTAGGCGTGATCCTCTATATCATGGTCTGTGGCTCCATGCCCTACGACCATTCCAACATCAAGAAGATGCTGCGTATCCAGAAGGAGCACCGCCTCAACTTTCCACGATCCAAGCACCTGACAGGTGAGTGCAAGGACCTCATCGACCACATGCTGCAGCCCGATGTCAACAGGCGGCTCCATATCGACGAGATCCTCGGCCACTGCTGGATGCAGCCCAAGGCATGGGGATCTCCCTCTGTGGCCATCAGCAAGGAGGGGGAGAGTTCCCAGGCAATTGAACCTTTGTGGACCCCCGAACCTGTCTCTGACAAGAAGTCTGCCACCAAGCTGGAGCCTGAGGGAGAGGCACAGCCCCAGGCACAGCCTGAGACAAAACCCTAG